The proteins below are encoded in one region of Aestuariivirga litoralis:
- a CDS encoding sarcosine oxidase subunit beta family protein: MKYSVFSLLRQSLTGHKNWPAAWRDPAPKPAYDIVIVGGGGHGLATAYYLAKEHGLKNIAVLEKGWLGSGNIGRNTTIIRSNYMLPGNNPFYELSMKLWEGLEQDFNFNAMVSQRGVLNLCHTDPQRDAFARRGNAMRIDGVDAELLDREAVREMYPFFDYDNARFPIKGGLLQRRGGTVRHDAVAWGYARGADLRGVDIIQNCEVTGIKTVGGKVTGVETSKGFIGCTKLALAAAGNTSVVASKAGLRLPIESHVLQAFVSEGLKPFIDGVVTFGAGHFYVSQSDKGGLVFGGDLDGYNSYAQRGNLPMVEHVVEAGVAMIPALSRIRLLRSWGGVMDMSMDGSPIIDHTPVSGLYLNAGWCYGGFKATPASGFCYAHLIAKGEPHPKATAFRLDRFRRGYQMDEKGQGATPNLH; encoded by the coding sequence TTGAAATATTCAGTCTTTTCTCTGCTGCGCCAATCTCTGACGGGCCACAAGAACTGGCCTGCGGCCTGGCGCGACCCTGCACCCAAGCCTGCCTATGACATCGTGATCGTGGGCGGTGGTGGCCATGGCTTGGCCACCGCCTACTACCTCGCCAAGGAACACGGGCTGAAGAATATTGCGGTGCTGGAAAAAGGCTGGCTGGGCTCGGGCAATATCGGCCGCAACACCACCATCATCCGATCCAACTACATGCTGCCCGGCAACAACCCGTTCTACGAATTGTCGATGAAACTGTGGGAAGGGCTGGAGCAGGATTTCAATTTCAACGCCATGGTCTCGCAGCGCGGCGTGCTCAACCTCTGTCATACCGATCCGCAGCGCGATGCCTTCGCAAGGCGCGGCAACGCCATGCGCATCGATGGCGTGGATGCGGAGCTGCTGGACCGCGAGGCGGTGCGCGAAATGTATCCGTTCTTCGACTACGACAACGCCCGCTTTCCCATAAAGGGTGGCCTGCTGCAAAGGCGCGGCGGCACAGTGCGCCACGATGCGGTGGCCTGGGGTTACGCCCGCGGGGCTGATTTGCGCGGCGTGGACATCATCCAAAATTGTGAAGTCACCGGCATCAAGACTGTCGGCGGCAAGGTGACTGGCGTTGAAACCTCGAAAGGCTTCATCGGCTGTACCAAGTTGGCTCTGGCGGCGGCGGGCAATACATCCGTCGTCGCGTCTAAAGCGGGCCTGCGGTTGCCCATCGAAAGCCATGTGCTGCAGGCTTTTGTGTCGGAAGGCTTGAAGCCGTTCATTGATGGCGTGGTTACCTTCGGTGCGGGGCATTTCTATGTGTCGCAATCCGACAAGGGCGGGCTTGTCTTCGGCGGCGATCTGGATGGATATAATTCTTACGCGCAGCGCGGCAATTTGCCGATGGTCGAGCATGTGGTGGAAGCCGGTGTTGCGATGATCCCCGCACTGTCGCGCATCCGGCTGCTGCGGTCTTGGGGCGGGGTGATGGACATGTCGATGGATGGCTCGCCGATCATAGATCACACGCCTGTCTCGGGCCTCTATCTGAACGCCGGCTGGTGCTATGGCGGCTTCAAGGCCACGCCGGCCTCTGGCTTCTGCTACGCGCATCTGATCGCCAAGGGTGAGCCACATCCAAAAGCCACGGCCTTCCGACTGGACCGTTTCCGTCGCGGTTACCAGATGGACGAAAAAGGGCAGGGCGCCACGCCCAATTTGCATTGA
- a CDS encoding sarcosine oxidase subunit delta, with product MLITCPHCGTRPVEEFTFLGDAKPVRPTSNDPASMDQWFDYVYLRDNPRGAFEEYVHHSGGCRSWLVVSRDTVTHGIKSTVMAGAYKRKRG from the coding sequence ATGCTGATCACCTGCCCCCATTGCGGCACGCGCCCGGTCGAGGAGTTCACCTTCCTCGGCGACGCGAAACCTGTGCGCCCCACCAGCAATGATCCAGCTTCGATGGATCAATGGTTCGACTATGTGTACTTGCGCGACAATCCTCGCGGCGCGTTTGAAGAATATGTGCATCACTCAGGCGGCTGCCGGTCCTGGCTCGTCGTCTCGCGCGATACCGTCACGCATGGGATCAAGAGCACGGTGATGGCCGGCGCCTATAAGAGGAAGCGCGGATGA
- a CDS encoding sarcosine oxidase subunit alpha family protein: MTSFRLSKGGLIDRSKPVGFSFDGKPQSGFAGDTLASALIANGQHLMARSFKYHRPRGVISAGSSEPNALVELREGGRKEANTRATMVELFEGLTAKSQNRWPSLEFDVMSVTSLASFMFVAGFYYKTFMWPKSFWEKIYEPLIRRSAGLGRASHEGDPDTYEKAYAHCDLLVIGAGPSGLMAALAAARSGARVILADEQFKLGGSLLFENEEIDGKPGREWAGSVIAELTSLPNVTLMRRTTVFGWYDGNVFGAVERVNDHVAVPPPFQPRQRYWRIFAAKAVLAAGAEERPLVFGGNDVPGVMLASAMRHYANRFAVSAGRSIAVFGNNSSISRTVADMKAHGVNIAAVLDPKSARIVDIKGGKGVRAIKLSDGHTLPCDAVAMSGGWSPVVNLMCHRGAKPVWNEKLAAFTPPDVGAQFVAIGAAKGSMLLSEALREGAAAGTLKGRFSAAPKCNDSAYEITPFWWVAESTGKAFVDYQNDATAKDIGLASREGYKDIELTKRYTTTGMATDQGKLGNVNAIALLAEATGKSIAQVGTTTFRPFYTPVSFGALAGASVGHHFQPVRKTPLHEWAAELGAEFVETGLWMRSSWFPKVGEDWLAAASREVLATRAGVGICDVSTLGKIDIQGKDAGAFLDRLYCNTFSTLSVGKARYGLMLREDGIVFDDGTTSRLAEDHFLMTTTTANAARVMSNIEFAHQALWPELDVTYTSVTEQWAQVAVAGPKSRATLQKIVDRIELNDETVPYLAAKEINVLGGIPARLFRISFSGEHAYELAVPADYGNMLGRALMHAGAEFGAVPYGIEALSIMRVEKGHVAGGELNGTTTAGDLGLGKMMSQKKDYIGRMMATREGLVAADRQSIVGIRAADGSTRLRAGAHLLTLGTSPSMAADQGYITSVAWSPMLGQWVGLALLSCGRTRIGETVQVFDGLRNLPMKAVICEPMHFDPENARLHA, translated from the coding sequence ATGACCAGCTTCCGTCTCAGCAAGGGTGGCCTGATCGACCGTAGCAAGCCGGTGGGCTTCAGTTTCGATGGCAAGCCTCAATCGGGCTTTGCCGGCGACACGCTCGCCTCCGCCTTGATCGCCAATGGCCAGCATCTGATGGCGCGCTCGTTCAAATATCATCGCCCGCGCGGTGTGATTTCGGCGGGAAGTTCCGAACCCAATGCCCTGGTTGAGTTGCGCGAAGGCGGCCGCAAGGAAGCCAACACCCGCGCCACGATGGTTGAGCTGTTCGAGGGGCTGACAGCGAAAAGCCAGAACCGCTGGCCATCGCTGGAATTCGATGTGATGTCGGTCACATCGCTGGCCTCCTTCATGTTCGTGGCCGGATTTTACTACAAGACCTTCATGTGGCCAAAGAGCTTCTGGGAAAAGATTTATGAGCCGCTGATCCGCCGCTCGGCGGGCCTCGGAAGGGCCAGCCACGAAGGTGATCCCGACACGTACGAAAAAGCCTATGCGCATTGTGATCTGCTGGTGATCGGCGCAGGCCCATCGGGCCTCATGGCAGCACTCGCTGCTGCGCGTTCCGGCGCACGTGTCATCTTGGCCGATGAACAATTCAAACTCGGCGGTTCACTGCTGTTTGAAAATGAAGAGATTGATGGCAAACCGGGCCGCGAATGGGCCGGTAGTGTGATCGCCGAGCTGACATCCCTGCCCAATGTCACGCTGATGCGCCGCACGACGGTGTTCGGTTGGTATGACGGCAATGTGTTCGGCGCAGTCGAACGGGTGAATGACCATGTGGCGGTGCCTCCGCCCTTCCAGCCCCGCCAGCGCTATTGGCGCATCTTTGCCGCCAAGGCCGTTCTGGCAGCAGGTGCGGAAGAACGGCCGCTGGTATTTGGTGGAAATGATGTTCCAGGTGTGATGCTGGCTTCCGCCATGCGTCACTATGCCAACCGCTTTGCCGTCAGCGCCGGCCGCAGCATTGCGGTCTTTGGCAACAACAGTTCGATTTCGCGCACGGTGGCCGACATGAAGGCGCATGGCGTGAACATTGCGGCAGTGCTCGATCCGAAGTCGGCGCGCATCGTGGATATCAAAGGTGGCAAGGGCGTGAGGGCGATCAAGCTCAGCGACGGCCACACATTGCCTTGTGATGCCGTCGCCATGTCTGGCGGCTGGAGCCCGGTCGTCAATCTCATGTGCCATCGCGGCGCCAAGCCGGTGTGGAACGAAAAGCTCGCCGCCTTCACCCCGCCGGATGTAGGTGCGCAATTCGTGGCAATTGGTGCCGCCAAGGGATCGATGCTGCTTTCGGAGGCGCTGCGCGAAGGAGCAGCGGCAGGAACTTTGAAAGGCCGCTTTTCTGCCGCGCCCAAATGCAATGACAGCGCCTATGAAATCACACCCTTCTGGTGGGTAGCAGAGAGTACGGGCAAGGCGTTTGTTGATTACCAGAACGACGCCACGGCCAAGGACATCGGCCTTGCGTCGCGCGAAGGTTACAAAGATATCGAACTCACCAAGCGCTACACCACCACCGGCATGGCCACCGACCAGGGCAAGCTGGGCAATGTGAATGCCATTGCGCTTCTCGCTGAAGCAACCGGAAAATCGATTGCCCAGGTGGGCACCACCACCTTCCGCCCCTTCTACACGCCGGTGTCCTTCGGTGCGCTGGCTGGTGCATCGGTAGGCCATCATTTCCAGCCGGTGCGCAAAACGCCGCTGCATGAATGGGCGGCGGAACTCGGCGCAGAGTTTGTTGAGACGGGCCTCTGGATGCGCTCGTCCTGGTTCCCGAAGGTGGGTGAGGATTGGCTGGCTGCCGCCTCGCGTGAAGTGCTCGCCACGCGTGCTGGTGTGGGCATCTGCGATGTCTCGACACTGGGCAAGATTGACATTCAGGGCAAGGATGCCGGTGCGTTTCTGGACAGACTTTATTGCAACACCTTCTCGACGCTCAGCGTTGGCAAGGCGCGCTATGGCCTGATGCTGCGTGAAGACGGCATTGTATTTGATGACGGTACAACCTCCCGTCTCGCCGAAGATCATTTCCTGATGACCACCACGACCGCCAATGCGGCGCGTGTCATGTCCAACATCGAATTTGCCCATCAAGCGCTTTGGCCGGAGCTTGACGTCACCTACACCTCCGTCACTGAGCAATGGGCGCAAGTGGCCGTGGCGGGGCCGAAGTCACGCGCCACCCTGCAAAAAATTGTTGATAGGATTGAGCTCAATGATGAGACCGTTCCCTATCTGGCGGCAAAAGAGATCAACGTACTCGGTGGCATTCCGGCTCGCCTGTTCCGCATCTCGTTTTCGGGCGAGCATGCCTATGAGCTCGCTGTGCCGGCTGACTATGGCAACATGCTGGGCCGTGCCCTCATGCATGCGGGTGCGGAATTTGGTGCCGTACCTTACGGCATTGAGGCCCTCTCCATCATGCGCGTCGAAAAGGGCCATGTGGCGGGTGGCGAACTGAACGGCACCACCACGGCGGGTGATCTGGGCCTAGGCAAGATGATGTCGCAGAAAAAGGATTATATTGGCCGCATGATGGCCACGCGTGAGGGCCTGGTGGCCGCGGATAGGCAAAGCATCGTCGGCATTCGCGCGGCTGACGGATCAACTCGCCTGCGGGCCGGTGCCCATCTGCTGACCTTGGGTACATCGCCCTCGATGGCGGCGGACCAAGGCTATATCACTTCGGTGGCATGGTCCCCGATGCTGGGTCAATGGGTCGGCCTGGCGTTGCTGTCCTGTGGCCGAACGCGCATCGGTGAAACGGTGCAGGTATTCGATGGCCTGCGCAATCTTCCGATGAAGGCGGTGATCTGCGAACCGATGCATTTTGATCCGGAGAATGCGAGGTTGCATGCCTGA
- a CDS encoding protein GlxC, whose product MNLHELDLGKIGVRGINAALQALPLNTNEKHWVVQNPMGQHSIAVGLQAPVQIDVRGHVGFYCGGMNKDAQITIHGHAGVGVAENMMSGLVWIKGNASESAGATGNGGLLVIDGDASSRCGISMKGIDIVVGGNVGHMSAFMAQRGNLVVCGDAGEALGDSIYEARLYVKGKAPNLGADCIEKEVRAEHLEDLAKLLERAGRKDRPQDFRRYGSARKLYTFNVDHADSY is encoded by the coding sequence ATGAACCTGCACGAACTTGACCTCGGCAAGATTGGCGTGCGCGGTATCAATGCCGCACTTCAGGCCCTGCCGCTCAACACCAACGAAAAACACTGGGTGGTGCAGAACCCGATGGGCCAGCATTCGATCGCGGTGGGCTTGCAAGCGCCCGTGCAAATCGATGTGCGCGGCCATGTCGGTTTCTATTGCGGCGGCATGAACAAGGATGCGCAGATCACCATTCACGGCCATGCCGGTGTCGGCGTGGCGGAAAACATGATGTCCGGCCTCGTCTGGATCAAGGGCAATGCCTCTGAATCAGCCGGTGCCACTGGCAATGGCGGGCTTCTGGTGATTGATGGCGATGCCTCGTCACGCTGCGGCATTTCGATGAAGGGCATCGATATCGTGGTGGGCGGCAATGTCGGCCACATGTCGGCCTTCATGGCGCAGCGCGGCAACCTTGTTGTCTGCGGCGATGCTGGTGAAGCGCTTGGAGACTCGATTTACGAAGCGCGGCTCTATGTGAAGGGCAAGGCGCCCAATCTGGGTGCAGACTGTATCGAGAAGGAAGTGCGCGCGGAGCATCTGGAAGATCTGGCCAAGCTTCTGGAACGCGCAGGGCGCAAGGACCGCCCGCAGGATTTCCGCCGCTACGGTTCCGCCCGCAAGCTTTACACCTTCAACGTCGATCACGCCGACTCTTACTGA
- a CDS encoding XRE family transcriptional regulator has product MRKNEADNRSAFQNPHKADEGQGRYLEEAIGREVRRYREKANLTIADLARSADLSAGMLSKIENGATSASLGTLQALSKALQVPFTALFKSYEEIRDATFVKAGQGLTIERRGTRAGHQYQLLGHTTHGPVMVEPYLITLRHESDVFPTFQHAGMEFLYMLEGNVLYRHGEKTYDMHPGDALFFDAEAPHGPEEMRKLPARYLSIISYRRDE; this is encoded by the coding sequence TTGCGCAAAAATGAGGCAGACAACCGGAGCGCGTTCCAAAACCCGCATAAAGCGGACGAAGGACAGGGGCGTTACCTTGAGGAAGCCATTGGGCGCGAGGTCCGGCGCTACCGTGAAAAGGCCAATCTGACGATTGCTGATCTGGCGCGCTCGGCTGATTTGTCTGCCGGCATGTTGTCCAAAATTGAAAATGGTGCCACCTCAGCCTCGCTCGGAACGTTGCAGGCGTTGAGCAAGGCTCTGCAGGTTCCTTTCACGGCTTTGTTCAAATCCTATGAGGAAATCCGCGACGCCACTTTCGTCAAAGCCGGGCAGGGCCTCACCATTGAACGCCGCGGCACGCGCGCCGGGCACCAATATCAATTGCTGGGGCATACAACCCATGGCCCGGTGATGGTGGAGCCCTATCTCATCACCCTGCGCCACGAATCGGACGTCTTCCCCACCTTCCAGCATGCCGGCATGGAGTTCCTCTATATGCTGGAAGGCAATGTGCTTTACCGGCACGGCGAGAAAACCTACGATATGCATCCGGGTGATGCTCTTTTCTTTGATGCCGAGGCACCGCATGGGCCGGAAGAGATGCGCAAGCTGCCGGCGCGCTATCTCTCCATTATCAGCTATCGCCGGGACGAATAG
- the glnT gene encoding type III glutamate--ammonia ligase, which yields MATDLEAYAKKNGVKFFLFNYTDLFGTQRAKLVPAEAVKKMQKAGAGFAGFATWLDQTPAHPDILVMPDPESVIQLPWRPEVAWMAGDPWMEGKPLAQAPRHVLKTASAAAAAKNMTLMVGCEPEFHLINADGSAVSDARDAQEKPCYDQSAIMRRLDVIGEICTIMNTLGWGPYQNDHEDANGQFEINWNFNEAVTTADQLAFFKFMVKSIAEKHGMRATFMPKPFINLTGNGCHAHISVWDKARKNNLFEDDKDEKGLSPLAYQFIGGLIEHADSLVAITNPTVNSYKRINAPRTLSGATWSPNTVTYGGNNRTHMVRIPDAGRIEFRLPDPSANPYLMLTGILACGMDGIDRKLDPGKRLDIDMYTQGHTVKNAKKLPLNLLDALRNLEKSTVIRRAFGDEAFDGYLKLRHNEWNQYCRHLTQWERDTTLDC from the coding sequence ATGGCGACTGATCTTGAGGCCTATGCCAAGAAAAACGGGGTTAAGTTTTTCCTGTTCAACTACACGGATCTTTTCGGCACGCAGCGTGCCAAGCTGGTGCCTGCCGAAGCGGTGAAGAAGATGCAGAAGGCCGGTGCCGGTTTTGCCGGCTTTGCCACCTGGCTCGATCAGACGCCCGCCCATCCTGATATTCTCGTCATGCCCGATCCTGAATCAGTGATCCAATTGCCCTGGCGGCCAGAAGTGGCCTGGATGGCCGGCGATCCGTGGATGGAAGGAAAGCCGCTCGCACAAGCCCCGCGCCATGTACTGAAGACAGCCTCCGCTGCGGCTGCCGCGAAGAACATGACCTTGATGGTGGGCTGCGAACCGGAATTCCATCTGATCAATGCCGACGGCTCCGCCGTTTCCGATGCGCGCGATGCGCAGGAGAAACCCTGTTACGACCAGTCCGCCATCATGCGCCGGCTGGATGTGATCGGCGAAATCTGCACAATCATGAACACGCTAGGCTGGGGGCCGTATCAGAACGACCATGAAGACGCCAACGGCCAGTTCGAGATCAACTGGAACTTCAATGAAGCTGTGACCACGGCGGACCAGCTGGCCTTCTTCAAATTCATGGTGAAGTCGATTGCCGAAAAGCACGGCATGCGCGCCACCTTCATGCCGAAGCCTTTCATCAATCTCACCGGCAATGGTTGCCATGCGCATATTTCAGTGTGGGACAAGGCGCGCAAGAACAACCTGTTCGAAGATGACAAGGATGAAAAGGGCCTCTCACCTTTGGCCTATCAGTTCATTGGTGGCCTGATCGAGCACGCAGATTCACTGGTGGCGATCACCAATCCCACGGTGAACTCTTATAAACGCATTAACGCACCGCGCACGCTTTCTGGCGCCACCTGGTCGCCCAACACGGTGACCTATGGGGGCAACAACCGCACCCATATGGTGCGCATCCCCGATGCGGGCCGCATCGAGTTCCGCCTGCCCGATCCATCAGCCAATCCCTATCTCATGCTCACCGGCATCCTGGCCTGCGGCATGGATGGCATCGATCGCAAGCTTGATCCGGGCAAGCGCCTGGACATCGACATGTATACGCAAGGCCACACGGTCAAGAACGCCAAGAAGCTGCCGCTCAATCTGCTGGACGCTTTGCGCAATCTGGAAAAGAGCACGGTGATCCGCAGGGCTTTTGGCGACGAAGCCTTTGATGGCTACTTGAAGCTCAGGCACAATGAGTGGAATCAATATTGCCGCCACCTCACCCAGTGGGAACGCGACACAACATTGGACTGCTAG
- a CDS encoding APC family permease encodes MSQATAGSAPQRISLSRVLGPAQVWALGVGIVLVGEYTGWNFSADKGGTLAALIVCWVIGLLYTSVAMIDSEVTSTVAAAGGQYAQAKHIVGPLMAFNVALYLVFAYTMLEVSDAILVGDTIVAKAGTEGLTHNAFLAVTIVGLAWLNYRGVLMTLNVNFVITALAYVAIVILFLSVMPWSQGTVLKLGEMVTTDNALPYGWLGVIAAFHFGIWYYLGIEGTTQAAEEVRSPARALPLGTMSGMITLLIGAALTWYVCASLMPWQYLGITYYPLWDAGKLTGSPLLENMMFFATLLSAIASANGCINDAARAWFSLGRDRYLPTWFSAVHPKYRTPYRSILFLLPIALAFAFISDLNQAITFSILSGVLQYTFMSINIMMFRNKWPLGSIRRGYTHPFHPIPAIVLFVLCVITYFAIFLGYGAQLTAMTVFYLVVSLWFHFYRYKYVRRGDQFTMPWPKPKGY; translated from the coding sequence ATGTCACAGGCAACAGCTGGATCGGCTCCGCAAAGAATTTCCCTCTCACGTGTACTGGGGCCCGCCCAGGTTTGGGCGCTCGGCGTCGGCATCGTTCTCGTCGGTGAATATACCGGTTGGAATTTCTCGGCCGACAAGGGCGGCACGCTTGCTGCCCTCATCGTCTGCTGGGTAATCGGCCTTCTCTATACGTCGGTCGCCATGATCGACTCAGAAGTGACTTCGACAGTGGCCGCCGCCGGTGGCCAATATGCACAAGCCAAGCACATCGTTGGCCCGCTGATGGCTTTCAACGTGGCGCTCTATCTGGTCTTTGCCTACACTATGCTCGAAGTTTCCGACGCGATTCTCGTCGGTGACACGATCGTGGCGAAGGCTGGAACCGAGGGGCTTACGCATAATGCCTTCCTTGCCGTGACCATCGTCGGTCTGGCCTGGTTGAATTACCGCGGCGTGCTGATGACGCTCAATGTGAACTTCGTCATCACTGCACTTGCCTATGTGGCCATCGTCATCCTGTTCCTCAGTGTGATGCCCTGGTCTCAGGGCACTGTGTTGAAGCTCGGGGAAATGGTCACGACTGACAACGCCCTGCCTTATGGCTGGCTGGGTGTGATCGCCGCGTTCCACTTCGGCATCTGGTATTATCTCGGCATCGAAGGCACGACGCAGGCGGCAGAAGAAGTGCGCTCGCCGGCGCGCGCGCTGCCGCTGGGCACCATGTCCGGCATGATCACGCTGCTGATCGGTGCCGCCTTGACCTGGTATGTCTGCGCCAGCCTTATGCCGTGGCAATATCTGGGCATCACCTATTATCCGCTCTGGGATGCAGGCAAACTTACCGGCAGCCCACTGCTGGAGAACATGATGTTCTTCGCCACCCTGCTTTCTGCCATCGCTTCCGCCAATGGCTGCATCAACGATGCCGCGCGTGCCTGGTTCTCCCTGGGCCGTGATCGTTACTTGCCGACCTGGTTCTCGGCGGTGCATCCGAAATACCGCACGCCCTATAGGTCAATCCTGTTCCTGCTGCCGATCGCGCTGGCCTTCGCCTTCATTTCGGACCTGAACCAGGCGATCACCTTCTCGATCCTGTCCGGCGTGCTGCAATATACGTTCATGAGCATCAACATCATGATGTTCAGGAACAAGTGGCCCCTGGGTTCAATCCGGCGCGGTTACACTCACCCGTTCCACCCGATCCCGGCCATCGTGCTCTTCGTCCTCTGCGTGATCACCTATTTCGCGATCTTCCTGGGCTATGGCGCGCAGTTGACGGCGATGACAGTGTTCTATCTGGTGGTTTCGCTGTGGTTCCACTTCTACCGCTACAAGTATGTGCGGCGCGGTGACCAGTTCACCATGCCCTGGCCCAAGCCGAAGGGTTACTGA
- a CDS encoding class II glutamine amidotransferase, giving the protein MCGIVGLYLKNPKLKPKLGKMFKPMILEMTRRGPDSAGVAIYRDPVKKAETKFSLAHDDAAFDWKKLGAALGKALKSTVKTEKIGNHCILITSAKEEAVTQWLSQNHPAVRVVGSGHTIEIFKEVGLPANVYEKFELDSASGTHMIGHTRMATESAVTTAGSHPFATGADLCLVHNGSLSNHNRLRENLKKVGMKFQTENDTEVAAAYMTHKLRSGATLKEAMQDSLKDLDGFFTFLVGTQDGFAVVRDPIACKHAVIAETDDWVAMATEYSAIAHLPGADKAKIWEPEPSTVYVWGGEGKAAA; this is encoded by the coding sequence ATGTGTGGAATTGTCGGACTTTACCTGAAGAATCCCAAGCTGAAGCCCAAGCTGGGCAAGATGTTCAAACCCATGATCTTGGAGATGACCAGGCGCGGGCCGGACTCCGCCGGCGTGGCCATCTACCGCGATCCGGTGAAGAAAGCCGAGACCAAGTTTTCGCTCGCCCATGACGATGCCGCCTTTGACTGGAAGAAGCTGGGTGCGGCCCTCGGCAAAGCGCTGAAGAGCACGGTGAAGACCGAGAAAATCGGCAATCACTGCATCCTGATCACGTCCGCGAAAGAGGAAGCAGTCACTCAATGGCTCAGCCAAAATCATCCGGCAGTGCGCGTGGTTGGCTCCGGCCACACGATTGAGATTTTCAAGGAAGTAGGCCTTCCGGCTAATGTCTATGAAAAGTTTGAACTGGATAGCGCCTCGGGCACGCATATGATCGGTCATACGCGCATGGCCACCGAAAGCGCCGTCACCACCGCAGGCTCGCATCCCTTCGCCACCGGCGCTGATCTTTGCCTCGTGCACAACGGCTCGCTCTCCAATCACAATCGGCTGCGCGAGAACCTGAAAAAGGTTGGCATGAAGTTCCAGACCGAGAACGACACCGAAGTGGCGGCTGCCTACATGACGCACAAACTACGCTCAGGCGCGACACTGAAAGAAGCAATGCAGGACAGCCTGAAGGATCTCGATGGCTTCTTCACTTTCCTGGTTGGCACGCAGGATGGCTTTGCCGTGGTGCGCGATCCCATCGCCTGCAAGCATGCGGTGATCGCCGAAACCGATGACTGGGTGGCGATGGCCACCGAATACAGCGCCATTGCGCATCTTCCCGGTGCCGACAAGGCGAAGATCTGGGAACCTGAGCCCAGCACCGTTTACGTGTGGGGCGGCGAGGGGAAGGCGGCAGCATGA
- a CDS encoding FMN-binding glutamate synthase family protein, with amino-acid sequence MDPNVPRTLPRKSATFDDHTLSEIRRAATTGIYDIRGAGAKRKLPSLDDLLFLGASISRYPLEGYREKCGTDVVLGSRFAKKPLELKIPITIAGMSFGSLSANAKEALGRGASAAGTSTTTGDGGMTPEERGQSRHLVYQYLPSRYGMNPDDLRKADAIEVVVGQGAKPGGGGMLLGQKISDRVAAMRCLPKGIDQRSASRHPDWTGPDDLEIKIQELREITAWEKPIYVKVGGSRPYYDTALAVKAGADVVVVDGMQGGTAATQEVFIEHVGMPTLACIRPAVRALQELNMHRKVQLIVSGGIRNGADVAKALALGADAVSIGTAALVALGDNDPHYEDEYQKLGSTAGAYDDWHEGRDPAGITTQDPELMKRLDPVKAGKRLYNYLKVLTLEAQTIARANGKSHVHNLEPEDLCALTIEAAAMAGVPLAGTSWIPGQGNY; translated from the coding sequence ATGGACCCTAACGTTCCACGCACACTGCCCCGCAAGTCGGCCACTTTCGACGATCACACTTTGTCGGAAATTCGCCGTGCAGCCACCACCGGCATCTATGACATCCGCGGCGCCGGCGCTAAGCGCAAGCTGCCCAGCCTCGATGATCTTTTGTTCCTCGGCGCATCGATCTCACGTTACCCGCTGGAAGGCTACCGCGAAAAATGCGGCACCGACGTTGTGCTGGGTTCGCGCTTTGCCAAGAAGCCATTGGAACTCAAAATTCCGATCACCATTGCCGGCATGAGCTTTGGCTCGCTCTCCGCCAATGCCAAGGAAGCACTGGGCCGTGGCGCATCAGCAGCCGGCACCTCCACGACAACGGGCGATGGCGGCATGACGCCAGAAGAACGCGGCCAGTCCCGCCATCTTGTCTATCAATATCTGCCGTCGCGCTACGGCATGAATCCCGATGATCTGCGCAAGGCCGATGCCATTGAAGTGGTGGTGGGCCAGGGTGCCAAGCCGGGCGGCGGCGGCATGCTGCTGGGCCAGAAGATTTCGGACCGCGTGGCCGCGATGCGTTGCCTGCCCAAGGGCATCGACCAGCGCTCGGCTTCGCGTCATCCGGATTGGACCGGGCCTGATGATCTTGAAATCAAGATTCAGGAACTGCGTGAAATCACCGCTTGGGAAAAGCCGATCTATGTGAAGGTCGGTGGTTCGCGCCCCTATTACGACACGGCGCTGGCTGTAAAGGCGGGTGCGGATGTGGTCGTGGTTGACGGCATGCAGGGCGGCACGGCGGCGACACAGGAAGTCTTCATCGAACATGTCGGCATGCCCACGCTCGCTTGTATTCGCCCTGCCGTGCGCGCGCTGCAGGAATTGAACATGCACCGCAAGGTGCAGCTCATCGTGTCGGGCGGAATCCGCAATGGCGCTGATGTGGCCAAGGCCTTGGCTTTGGGTGCAGATGCTGTGTCAATCGGTACCGCAGCATTGGTGGCGCTGGGTGACAATGACCCGCATTATGAAGATGAATACCAGAAGCTCGGTTCCACCGCCGGTGCCTATGACGACTGGCACGAAGGCCGCGATCCCGCGGGCATCACCACCCAGGACCCCGAGCTGATGAAGCGGCTTGATCCGGTCAAGGCTGGCAAGCGCCTTTATAACTATCTCAAGGTGCTGACGCTGGAAGCGCAGACCATCGCGCGCGCTAACGGTAAATCGCATGTGCATAATCTGGAGCCCGAAGACCTTTGCGCGCTTACTATCGAAGCTGCGGCCATGGCGGGTGTTCCACTGGCCGGCACCAGCTGGATTCCGGGACAGGGAAATTACTAA